The Caulobacter sp. FWC2 region TCCTGATCACCTCGCCCGAGGCGCTGGTACAGAAGCTGCCGCCGCAAGAGACACTCGCGGCCGCCTTCCAGGACCTTGAGCGCGGCCAGACTGTCGATCGCGAGGCCCTGGCTGCCTTCGCCTCGGCTGTCGGTTACGTCGCCGACGATCGGATAGACGAGCCTGGCGAGATCGCGTTCCTGGGTGAGGTCATCGATGTTTTTCCGGCAGACGCGGCCCGTCCCGTGCGCATCGTGATCGACCAGGATCGCATCGCCGAGATGCGGACCTACGATCCCCTGACTCAACGGTCCGAAGGCGAGATCGAGATCCTGCATCTGGGTCCGGCCAGCGAACTGATCCTCACGCCAGGCACGGACGGCGCGTCGTCCGAACGCCCGCCTGGCGCCGAGCATGCCATGGGCGAGCACTATGGCGCGCTGGTATCGCTGTTCGATCTACTGCCGAAGGCGCGCCTGTCGACCGACGCCAAGGCGCTGGCGCGGCTGACCGAGGTCGAAGAGCATGTGCTGGACGCCTTCGAAGCGCGAAGGAGCCTGGGCGGCGGTGTGGAGCCGCCCTCGCCCGAAATGCTCAACGTGCTTGGCGCAGACTTGAAGAGCGCCATGTCAGCGTGGTCGAACGCGCGCCTGGACCTTCGCGGGTTCGAGCCTGTCACCAATCTGGCCCTGCAGCGCAATCCTGGGCGGGCGTTCTGCGATCTGGTCGACAGTCATCGCCAAGCCCACCGCCGCGTGGTGCTGACCGGACTTCGCCAGGAGCTTCGCCCCCTGGCGCGGGCCCTGGCGCGGGGCCTGGATCTCAAGCCCGAGCCGGTCGCCGACTGGTCGGCGGCGCTTTCGGCAGAACGCGGCGCCGTGGTCAGCCTTGAGCTGGACCTCGACACGGGCTTTGTCGAGCCCGCCAGCGATCTGGTGGTCATCGCCGCCAGCGACGTGGCCGGCGGCCGGACGGCGGCTCGCGCGGCCACCAGCGTCCAGGACCTGCTGGCCGAACCAGACCTGCGGCCGGGAGACGTCGTTCTGCACGAGGACCACGGAGTCGGCGTCCTGCGCGAGCTGGCCCGCATCGAGATCGACGGAGTCGGCCGAGATACGCTTCAGCTGGAATATCACGGCGGCGACATCCTGCAGGCGCCGGTCGAGGAGATCGGCCGGATCTGGCGCTATGGGGCCGAGGAGAGCGCAGTGACCCTCGACCGCCTGAAGGGAGACGGCTGGGCCAAGCGTCGGGCCGAGGTCCATCGCCATCTCGATGCCGCCGCCGAACAGCTGGTGGCCCTGGCCAAGGCCCGTCAGGAGCGCCAATGCGCGCCGATCGTCCCGCCCAAGACGGCCTACGCCAGGTTCGCCGCCCGCTTCGCCTATCCCGAGACCCCCGACCAATCGGCGGCCATTGAGGCTGTGCTGACCGATCTTGCCTCGGGTCGCCCGATGGACCGGCTGGTGTGCGGCGATGTCGGCTTCGGCAAGACCGAGGTGGCGTTGCGCGCGGCCGCGGCCGTGGCGCTGAGCGGCCGCCAGGTCGCCGTGGCCGCCCCAACCACGGTGCTGGCCCGCCAGCACGTGGAGACCTTCAAGCGCCGGTTCGCCGGCACGGGAATCGGCGTTTCGCACCTGTCGCGACTCGTCACGTCCGCCGAGGCCCGGGCCGTCAAGCAAGGCCTGGAAAGCGGCGAGATCCATATCGTCATCGGCACCCAGGCCTTGGGTGGCAAGGACATCGCCTTCGACAATCTTGGCCTGATGATCATCGACGAGGAACAGAAGTTCGGCGCGGCGATGAAGACCCAGCTGCGCGACCTGGCTGAGGATGGCCACAGGCTCACCCTGACAGCCACGCCCATCCCGCGCACGCTGCAAGCGGCCATGGTCGGCGTGCAGGATGTCTCGGTGATCGCCAGCCCCCCGGCCCGCCGCCGGCCGATCCGAACCTTCCTGGCCCCCTTCGACGCGGCCAGCCTGCGCATGGCTCTACGTCGGGAAAAGCGTCGCGGTGGCCAGAGCTTCCTGGTCGTGCCGCGCATCGAGGACATCACACCGATCGCCGAACAGCTGGCCAGCCTCGTCCCGGACCTACACATCCGCGTAGCGCATGGGGGGCTGGCCGCCGATGCGGCCGATGCGGTGATGGTCGGGTTCGCCGATGGCGAAGGCGACGTGCTCTTGGCCACCAACATCATCGAGAGCGGGCTCGACGTGCCGCGCGCCAACACCATGATCGTCTGGCGGCCCGACCGCTTTGGGCTCTCACAGCTGCACCAATTGCGGGGCCGGGTTGGTCGGGGACGCATCCAGGGCGTGGCCTATCTGCTGTCCGACCCGCAGGACGATCTGTCCGAAGCCACGCGCGCGCGCCTGTCAACCCTGGAGGCCTTCGATCGACTTGGCTCGGGCTTGGCGATCAGCGCTCGCGATCTCGACTTGCGCGGCGGCGGCGACCTGGTGGGCGAGGACCAGGCCGGGCACGTGCGGATGATCGGCGCGGGCCTCTACCAGCGCCTGCTGACGCGTGCCGTGCAGGTCGCGCGCGGCGAGGCCGAGATCGCCGACTGGATGCCCGACATAAGCTTGGGGCGTCCCGGCGCGATCCCGGCCGACTACGTCCCCGACGCTGTCACCCGGATCAATCTATATGCCCGGCTGGCCAGGCTCGAAGATCTCGCAAACATCGACGCCTTCGAGGAGGAGCTGGAAGACCGCTTCGGAAACCTTCCTGTGCCGCTGACGGACCTTATCGACCAGGCGCGCTTGCTGCATCTCGCCAAGGCGACGGGCGTTCGCCAGCTGCGGGCGGGTCCTAAAGGGCTCTCGCTCGCCATGCCCGAGGCCTTGATGTCCTCCGCCAAAAAGAGATTGGCCAAATGGGCGGATCGGATTTCGCAGCGAGAAGACAAGCTCATTGTCAGTGTCGCGACACACACCGACGAAGAAAGGCGCGATCTGATTCAGGGCGTGCTCTCGGCGCTCGCCTGACCGCGTCTTACATGAGTGAGCGCCAGGACCGACGGTCAAGGCGCCCGGTCGTCGATCCAGAAACCCGCCAAATGGCTCCTGTTAGCGCCGCCAGAACCTAGACCCTATTGGCCTCGCCTATGGACGAGATCGAAGGTCGCCGACCTCGGAAGGCTGCTCCCATCTCGGGTTGAGGCCGGATCACCCACCCGTTGGCGGCGCCCCACCAGTAGGTCAGTCCGCCTTCCTCGTCCAAAGCCGCCAGACTGATCCAGCCGTTGGAGAACCAGGCCTTCAGGTCGGGGTGGCGGTCGAGGATGGTGGTCAGCGCCTGCCGGGGCGCGTCGGCGACAACGACCAGTCGGCGCGGCTGGTGGATGTCCTTTTCCGCCCGGAGCGATTGCCACGGAATCCCCGGCCTCGGATCAAGACGCCGCCCTTCGCCGACGGCGAAGCCCCCGACCACATTGTGCAGGAGCTTGTCGCCGCCGCCGTAGATCTCGGGGGCCAGCTGAGCGCCGAAATAGGCGAGATTGATCCAGCTGGCGACCACCACCGGCGCGGTGAGGATCGCCTCCAGCTGCGCGAAGTCCGGGTCGCGCTTCGCGTCGTAGTCGTGGAGGAAGACCGCGCCGTCGAGGTCCAGGCCCCGCGTGCGTGCGCGCGGCGCGGCGATGAAGCCGTGACAGCCCGCTAGCCCCCATTCAGGCCGGACCTCCGCGAAATGGCGCGCCGCATCGGTCGACTGGACGACGGCCGCGGCGCCAGGCCTGCGGCGCGCGCGCTCTTGCCGCGCGGCTCGCGACGCGGCCTCCAGCCAGGCCTTGGCCTGGTCCAGTCCCGGCGCCGCGCCTGCGTCAAGGAGGGTGACGGAGTCGCTGGCGGTGTCATGCAGGGCGGCCACGAAGCGCGTGTCGTCCGGAATGACCAGACCCCGCTCCGCCAGACCCTGGCGGATCGCAACGTCGTTCAAGAGATTGGCCAGCAGCCGGGCGTTGATGTCCCCGGCGTGGCCGCCGCATGCGCCACATTGCAGGCCCGCAGCGTGAGGATTGTTGCGCACATGCGCGCCGTGCCCCACCAGCAGCACGATCGGCGCGAAGTCGCGATCCAGCGTCATCCCTTTGAGCGCGCCGTAAGCGATGTCGATGCGCGTCTCCAGCGACACCTGGGCGTCAAGCACCGGAGCGGCCGAGGCTGGACGCGCGGCGCTCCCGCCGAGCAGGCCGGTGAGCGCGGTGAAGCCCAGCGACTCGACATAGGCAAAGGCGGCGACGGCCCCGGACTTGAAGCGCTCGACCGCGCGTGCTGCGCGGGCGTCCAAGCGCGACGTTTGCATGGCTTCCGACCCTAGATCGGCGGCGCGGCCGTGGACCTGCGGCCGTAGCAGAACCGGCAGGCGATGCTCGACGACGCCATCCGACGCCGAGGCATAGCCGACGCCGACGCCGAAGAAGCCGGCGAACCCCAGCGTCGCCACGCCGGCGTCCTGGGCTTCGAGGTGGCGGCGCAGAACCTCCGAACGTACGTCGATGCAGAAGACCGCCTGCAGGGCCGGGCGCGTGGGCACGGCGGGCGGGGGCTCCGGGCGGGCGGCTAGC contains the following coding sequences:
- a CDS encoding putative inorganic carbon transporter subunit DabA, with translation MDGSYPIVGLDQAALTWALDAIPPAFPLAASVAVNPVLGFACQDLAQTTAILDKTGGARLTAPRTWYGQRIADGEITTHDLVVAIAEGAGEIALGAVESLRVAARADRPAPRPLPLVTDLARAPGEPDWSAFVADRIDVWAAGYFDHGQALWAPAHAVTAFADWRAFAGHDLATELVGLRSFRGFIADLPGEPAALIRTAVEKLGLSVEAQRAYFLRLLHAMNGWSQVASHARWTARRDGRGDATLEGLLAVRLAWELFFQMRGHGGKLVDWPIVHESYSRVFAPDLEAQTDALLHQAYEHAQRRRLAGALAARPEPPPAVPTRPALQAVFCIDVRSEVLRRHLEAQDAGVATLGFAGFFGVGVGYASASDGVVEHRLPVLLRPQVHGRAADLGSEAMQTSRLDARAARAVERFKSGAVAAFAYVESLGFTALTGLLGGSAARPASAAPVLDAQVSLETRIDIAYGALKGMTLDRDFAPIVLLVGHGAHVRNNPHAAGLQCGACGGHAGDINARLLANLLNDVAIRQGLAERGLVIPDDTRFVAALHDTASDSVTLLDAGAAPGLDQAKAWLEAASRAARQERARRRPGAAAVVQSTDAARHFAEVRPEWGLAGCHGFIAAPRARTRGLDLDGAVFLHDYDAKRDPDFAQLEAILTAPVVVASWINLAYFGAQLAPEIYGGGDKLLHNVVGGFAVGEGRRLDPRPGIPWQSLRAEKDIHQPRRLVVVADAPRQALTTILDRHPDLKAWFSNGWISLAALDEEGGLTYWWGAANGWVIRPQPEMGAAFRGRRPSISSIGEANRV
- a CDS encoding DEAD/DEAH box helicase, yielding MSEAVIPPPTVGETLAPGARPHRDDKPASVQAPASAAALALARKVGAGRGAPLVHLASSERRAEEIGRALAGFAPALKVLVLPPWDCLPYDRASPSRDVMGRRMRVLQQLAGSCGPRVLITSPEALVQKLPPQETLAAAFQDLERGQTVDREALAAFASAVGYVADDRIDEPGEIAFLGEVIDVFPADAARPVRIVIDQDRIAEMRTYDPLTQRSEGEIEILHLGPASELILTPGTDGASSERPPGAEHAMGEHYGALVSLFDLLPKARLSTDAKALARLTEVEEHVLDAFEARRSLGGGVEPPSPEMLNVLGADLKSAMSAWSNARLDLRGFEPVTNLALQRNPGRAFCDLVDSHRQAHRRVVLTGLRQELRPLARALARGLDLKPEPVADWSAALSAERGAVVSLELDLDTGFVEPASDLVVIAASDVAGGRTAARAATSVQDLLAEPDLRPGDVVLHEDHGVGVLRELARIEIDGVGRDTLQLEYHGGDILQAPVEEIGRIWRYGAEESAVTLDRLKGDGWAKRRAEVHRHLDAAAEQLVALAKARQERQCAPIVPPKTAYARFAARFAYPETPDQSAAIEAVLTDLASGRPMDRLVCGDVGFGKTEVALRAAAAVALSGRQVAVAAPTTVLARQHVETFKRRFAGTGIGVSHLSRLVTSAEARAVKQGLESGEIHIVIGTQALGGKDIAFDNLGLMIIDEEQKFGAAMKTQLRDLAEDGHRLTLTATPIPRTLQAAMVGVQDVSVIASPPARRRPIRTFLAPFDAASLRMALRREKRRGGQSFLVVPRIEDITPIAEQLASLVPDLHIRVAHGGLAADAADAVMVGFADGEGDVLLATNIIESGLDVPRANTMIVWRPDRFGLSQLHQLRGRVGRGRIQGVAYLLSDPQDDLSEATRARLSTLEAFDRLGSGLAISARDLDLRGGGDLVGEDQAGHVRMIGAGLYQRLLTRAVQVARGEAEIADWMPDISLGRPGAIPADYVPDAVTRINLYARLARLEDLANIDAFEEELEDRFGNLPVPLTDLIDQARLLHLAKATGVRQLRAGPKGLSLAMPEALMSSAKKRLAKWADRISQREDKLIVSVATHTDEERRDLIQGVLSALA